The DNA segment GGGCAATACATCCACATAACTGTCTTCATCAACCCCGGTATAAGCCAATGGAACAGATAACAACTCCGGTAAGGCTGTAATATCCTTTACTTTTGCTCCCATTACGATATTCATGTATAAGTAATACACCTCTTCTTTATCCTTTTCTAATTGCACCCTGGATAAAAAAACAAAAGATGTTCCAGGATCTGTATACATTTTATCGAACTGTTCGGAAGAAATGATCTCATAAGGGGTCACAGTCCAGTACTTTTTAACGGCATCGGCCATGATGATATTATAACCTATCAATGGATTGGCATCCATAACAATCATCGTTTTGGATTTGAAAAAATCCTCAATCTGTTTTTTACTGGCATAAGTCACCTTTTGACTCTGGGCATATCCTCCTATAAAAGATGAAATAAGGAGGGATACAAAAATTATATTTTTCATTTTCTAGGTATTTTGGTATTTATACATTATCAGATCATATCCGGGGCAATGCCCATCTTATTTCGGTCTTAAAACTCGATTGCGTTTCAATTTCAGGTTCGGTATAATAAGTAACCTTTTCCGGTTGTAATTTGTTCAAATAATGCCCGGTATCCCATTTACCATTACCATTTTTATCAAATATTACTTTTAATCTATATTTATCAGGTTTCAGAAAATCAAGCAATACAGTATTCCCCTCAGTAAGAAACATTTGTTTTACGACAGATTCTTTATCGCCAGCTTTCAAAACCTGTACGATCAACGGACAAGGAACGTTGCTGAATGTAATTTCAATACTACTGTAATAATCTTCTTTCTGCGTTGAAAACGCAAATCCCGTTGAATCGTTATATACATTATATATACTACTAAAAGCCATTGAGTCAACCGTCATAAAATATTTGGTATCTTCCTTCAGCTTCCAGTCGATAAAGCATTTGCGCATATTTGTCGAATCTTCGACTAGCGTATATTGAACAGGAATTCTTAACGTATCAACCTGCTCCTCAAAAATAATTTTAGACGGATCTATCTTATCGATTGGCTGCGAGGTGGTCAATATCATCCTATCGGTAAGATCCATCATATTACTGATATTGGATTTGATCTGCATCATTTCAACAGCAGTACGCGGCCGGGTATCTTTTCCGCTTTTTTCATCATCCTTCCGTTCTCTTCTTGAGCGGGTATCTACAACCCGGGGTGGCTCGAAAGACATTTTTAACGTATCCGGAAGATATACCAGTTGATTCAGGGAATCGGTGCGAGGAGACTGCATCTGGACAATCAGTGTTTTCCGGTTGACAAGTGTCGTATCCAATAACCAATATTCAAGTGTATCGTTATTTGCCGACGCCTCTAGCTCAAACCATTTTCCGGAAGGTTCATATTCGTCGATCTTCATAGGCAAGGAATCTACAGGCAAACTATAAGTAAACCGTAACAGGTTGGCTTCCGGTCTCTCGTATGAAGACCGGTATTGTTTGGTCGGTACTTCCTGAAATTGATACAAAACAATGTCTTTTTTCAGAAGATTGGGATTTTTTTCTTTAAGGGTATCCGGTAGGTTCAAAGAAGTAAAAACCGGAATATCCGGATCAAGATAATAACGATCATCGATTACAATCAATGAATCCGAGAACGCAATCTGTTCGGTAGGCATATCAAATAACAGGTTATTGCCCATGTCTCGGATAGCAAAAATCCGGAATGTATCCGGACGGATATGTGAAAATGTAAAAAATCCCATATTATCCACGCGGGTCATATAAACCGGTTTAGATTTATATACCGCTGAATCACTCATGTCATCATATAATAATACCGCCGTCGGCACCTTATCATCTTTCTTTTTGGAGGTTAAATCAAATGCATTCAGCACCCTCCCTGTGAAAGTAAGTGAATCGATATAATTTCCCGTAGAAAATACATACAGGAATCCGGTCATTTTATTTCCTTCATTGTTATCCACTATAGACTCGCCGAAATAAAAAGAATAAGTCATATCCGGCAATAAGGGTTCTTTTAGTTTAACCCTGACTGTTTTGCCGTACAAAAGAATTTCCGGGGTTTTCTTTATCGGTGGAGACGAATAGAAATGGGTATTGACATCTTTTAACTGTAGAAATTCATCAAATACGATATCAATCCGGTTTGCTTTAAAACCGGTACTATACAGAGGAGGAATGCTGTATAGAAACTGTGGCGGAGCTTCATCTTTAGGTCCGCCGGTTATAGTGCCCGGCATCTTGGCACATCGTCCGAATAAGAATGCTGATAATACAGCTATTAATATATATGTGGTTATTTTTTTCAAATCGACACTTTAAGCCAACAAAAATACAAAAATAACATTGTAATTAATGGATTGGATCAACTCATCAGATAATAATCTCATATCGTCAATATATTTTATTTATTTTTAACCATTTATAATCAATCGTGATTTTTAGGTTTGTTTTCTATTTCCATATTTCTTATTGCTTTTACCAATAGAATAATTTTATGTTATTCCTCAAATATTCCACTCAGGTATTCATTCGTAAATTTACGAAAAAACACCTTTGTATTTACCCAACCACAATTCTATAAAAGACGGTGAAGAAAGTTCTCCACCGTCTTCCCTGTAATCGACTTAAGGGTTATTTATTTTTAATGATTTTCCTGGAAATATTGGTTCCTCCTGCTTCCAACCTGATAATATAGATACCTGATGGTAACCTGCCCATATCTAGCACCTCTTCTCCGGCAGAACCTTTCTTGTGTACCACCACACGCCCTAACAGGTCATATATCCTGATTACATAGGGGCCTTCCAAACCGGATATACGTATTTCACCATCGAAAGGATTGGGATATATATTCAGTTGGGCATTTTCATAAACCGGTGCAGAAGTAGTGACGTCATTGATCGTTTTATGGACTTCATCTACCATGAAGTCATTAGCAGTATAAACATTACCGGCCTTGGCATCAATTTCGATACCGTTGCCCTGAAGGGTATAGCCGGGCAAATCGATCACTACTTTGTAAACACCGGCAGGAAGGTTGTCAAAACGGTAATAACCGTTCGCATCTGGTCGTACTTTCCGGACCAATTCCCAGTCTTCTGACTTCTGGGCGCTTTTGGTCGAACGGTAAATACCCACGGTCGAATTCATTGCAACACGGGCCTTGACACTTGATGCATCATAGACATTACCTTCAATGGTTATATCTCCAGATCCTATCTCCGGTATCTTATTCAATTTAACACTCACAGTCAGTATTTGTCCGTATTCTTTGAGGCGTATAGTATCGGCCTGGTTCCATATAAGGGCGTTGGTGTGGTAAGTGGGCAGGTAACCGCTTACATTTTCTACACCGACTAAGTATTCGCCTAACGGAAGTCCATCAGAGTGATACATCCCCCCGTCATAACGGGCTGTATCGACCGGAACAATCTCTTTTTCTTCAGGTTCTATACGGTAAATAGTTACCAAAGCATTGCTATTAGAAACATCGAGGGTTACCAATATCTTTCCGGTGACAGAAGTGACAATTTTCCCAACATTATCCGTCAGGAGATTATTTAATATGAGATACTTTCCGCTCTCCTCTCCTTGTAACGCATACCCGGATATTTGTACGGTTTTCCCTGTTCCTAACGACGGATCATCATAAACACCTGTAAATGTGCTCATATCAACATTCAGTATTGAAGTACTCCCCTTGACCGATATATCTACAGAACCGGGATCAGAAATACTTGTTCCGCCGTCATACAATTTGACGACATTCGTATTTTCTGTAAACCTGACAGTAACAACTCCGGACACCGTATCAATACCTGCCGGGTATGGACGGGTATAATCATAAATATTTCCCTTTTCTTTCAGGTAGGACCATCCGTCCGGAGATGTGAAATCCCACCCGACGAAAGTATCTTGATTACGGAATTGCTGGGATGAAAGTGATGTTACCCCAGTAGTGACAGTTTCGCCGGATACTGCAAGCAACCCTGGTTGGCTTTGCAGAAAAAAGTTATCTTCCAGTTGGTATTGGCCTTCTATTTCTCCTATTATTGCTCCTACAGTACTTCCGGTAATAGAAAATGCATAGGTATAAGATCCTTTAATATTGAGACTTTTCCCTGAGGTTGGCAATGCAATACCTACAAGACCTCCCGCAACACAATTAATACTTTCATGTGCTCCGATAAGATCACCATTATTAATACATTGGGATAAAACAAAGTAGTCTTCTATTTGGGCATAACCAATGATTCCTCCTAGCGAAATCTCATCAGCAAGAGACTGAAAATCAGGCTCAATAATTCCATTATTGATACATTGTGTTAGTTCGACGGACTCTCCACTAATTTCCCCGGCAATTCCCCCGGTAGCTCCCCCTTTAATCTTACCTGCATTGATGCACTGAAACAATAAAACATTCGCTGCATTAGAAAGTATCCCGCCGGCGTACATTGAACCAAATATTTCCCCGTTATTAGTGCATTGTTCGATTTTTGCTATTTCATCCATTGCATTATATCCGCCAGCAATACCTCCCGCAGCAAAATCGGATGTAACAGCACCGGCATTGTGTAATCCTGACATAACAAAGATAGCTTCCTGGAGATAAGCGGTTTGAATATTCATCGCCCCGATTATTCCTCCCGCACTTCCTTCAGAAAAGACCGTCGCCTGATTTTGGCAATCGATCAAACGGAACTCACTTAAAATTTTTTCATCATAAGGGGCACTCGAGCCCGTTACACTACCAAAACCTATAATTCCCCCAACATCACCAGTACCACTTAGAACTCCATCACTTGTACATTCGGAAATGATAATGGTACTTTTTCCATATCCGTCGGATACAGCTTCTCCTACAATCCCTCCTGTACTCTTAAATGGATCGCTTGTAATTTCCATGATGGTTCCGGTATGGTGGCAATTATGTATCAGGATAGTGTCTTCTGCTGACGTATTATTACCACCGCATCGGGCATAACCGGTAATACCGCCACTCCAATGATATCCAGAAGAAGATGTCCTGATATTACTATTTTTTACTGTCAAATTCTCAATCTTGGCTCCATTTCCTAGATATCCGAACATGCCCGACCATTGATAAGTTACCCCATCCAGACCAATACTAAGATTATTGATACTTTTGGAATTACCATCAAATTTTCCCTGGAATGGATTAGATTGATCTCCTATGGGCACCCAGGATGATCCGGACAAATCAATATCATTCATTAACCTAAAATAAGTATTCCGGGAGGAGTCTCCCAAATAATCTTTGATTTGTTCGAGTTCAACCCTGTTGTTTATAAGATAAGGATCCGCCTTGGTACCAGTTCCCTCATAAGCAAGAATTCTTCCTGTATATAATATGATCAATAAAAAAATAAAGTAAATTTTCTTCATAAAATATAAAATA comes from the Bacteroidales bacterium genome and includes:
- a CDS encoding Ig-like domain-containing protein, with the protein product MKKITTYILIAVLSAFLFGRCAKMPGTITGGPKDEAPPQFLYSIPPLYSTGFKANRIDIVFDEFLQLKDVNTHFYSSPPIKKTPEILLYGKTVRVKLKEPLLPDMTYSFYFGESIVDNNEGNKMTGFLYVFSTGNYIDSLTFTGRVLNAFDLTSKKKDDKVPTAVLLYDDMSDSAVYKSKPVYMTRVDNMGFFTFSHIRPDTFRIFAIRDMGNNLLFDMPTEQIAFSDSLIVIDDRYYLDPDIPVFTSLNLPDTLKEKNPNLLKKDIVLYQFQEVPTKQYRSSYERPEANLLRFTYSLPVDSLPMKIDEYEPSGKWFELEASANNDTLEYWLLDTTLVNRKTLIVQMQSPRTDSLNQLVYLPDTLKMSFEPPRVVDTRSRRERKDDEKSGKDTRPRTAVEMMQIKSNISNMMDLTDRMILTTSQPIDKIDPSKIIFEEQVDTLRIPVQYTLVEDSTNMRKCFIDWKLKEDTKYFMTVDSMAFSSIYNVYNDSTGFAFSTQKEDYYSSIEITFSNVPCPLIVQVLKAGDKESVVKQMFLTEGNTVLLDFLKPDKYRLKVIFDKNGNGKWDTGHYLNKLQPEKVTYYTEPEIETQSSFKTEIRWALPRI
- a CDS encoding T9SS type A sorting domain-containing protein, producing MKKIYFIFLLIILYTGRILAYEGTGTKADPYLINNRVELEQIKDYLGDSSRNTYFRLMNDIDLSGSSWVPIGDQSNPFQGKFDGNSKSINNLSIGLDGVTYQWSGMFGYLGNGAKIENLTVKNSNIRTSSSGYHWSGGITGYARCGGNNTSAEDTILIHNCHHTGTIMEITSDPFKSTGGIVGEAVSDGYGKSTIIISECTSDGVLSGTGDVGGIIGFGSVTGSSAPYDEKILSEFRLIDCQNQATVFSEGSAGGIIGAMNIQTAYLQEAIFVMSGLHNAGAVTSDFAAGGIAGGYNAMDEIAKIEQCTNNGEIFGSMYAGGILSNAANVLLFQCINAGKIKGGATGGIAGEISGESVELTQCINNGIIEPDFQSLADEISLGGIIGYAQIEDYFVLSQCINNGDLIGAHESINCVAGGLVGIALPTSGKSLNIKGSYTYAFSITGSTVGAIIGEIEGQYQLEDNFFLQSQPGLLAVSGETVTTGVTSLSSQQFRNQDTFVGWDFTSPDGWSYLKEKGNIYDYTRPYPAGIDTVSGVVTVRFTENTNVVKLYDGGTSISDPGSVDISVKGSTSILNVDMSTFTGVYDDPSLGTGKTVQISGYALQGEESGKYLILNNLLTDNVGKIVTSVTGKILVTLDVSNSNALVTIYRIEPEEKEIVPVDTARYDGGMYHSDGLPLGEYLVGVENVSGYLPTYHTNALIWNQADTIRLKEYGQILTVSVKLNKIPEIGSGDITIEGNVYDASSVKARVAMNSTVGIYRSTKSAQKSEDWELVRKVRPDANGYYRFDNLPAGVYKVVIDLPGYTLQGNGIEIDAKAGNVYTANDFMVDEVHKTINDVTTSAPVYENAQLNIYPNPFDGEIRISGLEGPYVIRIYDLLGRVVVHKKGSAGEEVLDMGRLPSGIYIIRLEAGGTNISRKIIKNK